Proteins encoded by one window of Rhodococcus sp. OK302:
- a CDS encoding thiolase family protein gives MKVAIVGVGIHQFGRTEGVSGRTQAVYAVREALADADIEWSDIQFAYGGSDSAGNADTLVSELGLTGLPFINVSNGCATGGSALTSAVNTILSGKHDLGIAIGFDKHPKGAFNADPKANGLGQWYGETGMMVTTQFFAMKIQRYMAEHDISENTLAKVSVKAFQNGSLAPHAWRRSPMTEEQILESTMVSHPLTQFMFCSPAEGAVALILARADQAKKYTDTPVFLDAAELRSRQFGSFEVFSPWVSPESAEGPTTVAARAAFEAAGVDPADIDVAQIQDTECGAEIMHMAETGLCKHGEQQALIVAGETAIGGRIPINTDGGCIANGEPIGATGLRQVYENVVQLRGAAGARQVPGNPKLAFSHVYGAPGISACTVLSR, from the coding sequence ATGAAGGTTGCGATCGTCGGAGTAGGCATTCACCAGTTCGGGCGGACTGAGGGGGTTAGCGGCCGTACGCAAGCGGTCTATGCCGTGCGAGAGGCGCTGGCTGACGCGGACATTGAGTGGAGCGACATTCAATTTGCCTACGGTGGAAGTGATTCCGCTGGAAACGCGGACACGCTGGTCTCGGAACTAGGACTGACGGGATTGCCGTTCATCAACGTCTCAAACGGCTGCGCCACCGGCGGCAGCGCATTGACGTCTGCGGTGAACACGATCTTGTCGGGCAAACATGACCTCGGCATCGCGATCGGGTTCGACAAGCATCCCAAGGGTGCCTTCAACGCCGATCCCAAGGCAAATGGATTGGGACAGTGGTACGGCGAGACCGGCATGATGGTGACGACGCAGTTCTTCGCGATGAAGATTCAGCGGTACATGGCGGAACACGACATCAGTGAGAACACCTTGGCGAAGGTGTCAGTGAAAGCGTTCCAGAACGGATCGCTCGCACCCCACGCGTGGCGCCGAAGTCCGATGACGGAAGAGCAGATCCTGGAGTCGACGATGGTGAGCCATCCCTTGACCCAATTCATGTTCTGCTCCCCGGCGGAGGGGGCAGTCGCTCTGATCCTTGCACGCGCGGATCAGGCGAAGAAGTACACCGACACCCCAGTGTTCCTTGACGCTGCAGAGTTGCGCTCACGTCAGTTTGGCTCTTTCGAGGTATTTAGTCCGTGGGTCTCGCCTGAAAGTGCGGAGGGCCCGACGACGGTCGCTGCGCGAGCAGCTTTCGAAGCAGCTGGCGTCGATCCCGCTGATATCGATGTCGCGCAAATTCAGGACACCGAGTGCGGCGCCGAAATTATGCACATGGCCGAGACTGGGCTCTGCAAACACGGAGAACAGCAGGCGCTGATCGTTGCCGGCGAGACTGCTATCGGTGGACGAATCCCAATCAATACTGACGGCGGCTGCATCGCGAACGGTGAACCAATCGGCGCGACTGGGCTTCGACAGGTGTACGAGAATGTCGTGCAATTGCGCGGTGCTGCCGGCGCCAGACAGGTTCCCGGAAACCCCAAGCTGGCCTTCAGCCACGTCTACGGAGCACCTGGCATCAGCGCGTGCACGGTGTTGTCCCGGTAG
- a CDS encoding acyl-CoA dehydrogenase family protein, with amino-acid sequence MSWDFETDPEFQAQLEWVEDFVRTEVEPLDRMIDHAWDVTDPKRNELIRPLQQQVRERNLWACHLTPDLGGRGYGQLKLALLNEILGRTHSGPVVFGCQAPDSGNAEVLAHFGSAELQKRYMEPLIEGDIMSAYSMTEPAGGSDPTGFITRAVRDGDDYVINGEKWFSSHARFASFLIVMAVTDPEAAPHKRASMFLVPIDTLGVEIVRNVGVSGHEDHEATHAYMRYTDVRIPVVNRLGDEGQGFEVAQTRLGGGRIHHAMRTVGLVKASLDMMLERAVSRHTRGQRLADLQMVQGMIAESWIQLQQFRLLVLQTAWKIDKYNDYKKVLVDISAVKAAMPKVLLDVASRAAQIHGSLGISTELPFGRWIMESYHMGLADGATELHLQTVAKQLLRNATPAPGLFPTRHLPALDAAAQAKYAHLDLASLL; translated from the coding sequence ATGAGTTGGGACTTTGAAACCGATCCCGAATTCCAGGCCCAGTTGGAATGGGTGGAGGACTTCGTTCGCACCGAGGTCGAACCACTCGACCGGATGATCGATCATGCCTGGGACGTGACGGATCCGAAGCGCAATGAACTCATTCGCCCTCTGCAGCAACAAGTACGCGAGCGAAACCTATGGGCATGCCACCTCACGCCCGATCTCGGCGGACGAGGCTACGGACAGCTCAAGCTCGCTCTTCTCAACGAGATTCTCGGACGAACGCACAGCGGGCCAGTGGTGTTCGGTTGCCAGGCCCCGGACTCGGGCAACGCAGAGGTACTTGCGCACTTCGGTAGTGCCGAACTGCAGAAGCGCTATATGGAACCCTTGATCGAAGGCGATATCATGTCGGCCTATTCGATGACCGAGCCGGCCGGTGGTTCCGACCCGACTGGATTCATCACCCGCGCCGTGCGAGACGGGGACGATTACGTCATCAACGGTGAGAAGTGGTTCTCTTCGCACGCAAGATTCGCGTCGTTCCTCATCGTCATGGCTGTCACAGACCCGGAGGCCGCGCCGCACAAGCGAGCATCCATGTTCCTCGTACCGATCGATACCCTGGGCGTTGAGATCGTTCGCAATGTCGGAGTGTCCGGACATGAGGACCATGAGGCTACTCATGCCTACATGCGGTACACGGATGTGCGAATTCCCGTGGTCAACAGGCTCGGCGACGAGGGTCAGGGTTTCGAGGTCGCGCAGACTCGATTGGGAGGGGGGCGCATCCACCACGCGATGAGGACGGTGGGGTTGGTCAAGGCATCGTTGGACATGATGCTCGAGCGCGCGGTCTCCCGTCACACGCGCGGCCAGCGCCTGGCGGACCTTCAAATGGTGCAGGGGATGATTGCCGAATCATGGATCCAGCTCCAGCAGTTCAGGCTTCTGGTGCTTCAGACCGCATGGAAGATCGACAAGTACAACGACTACAAGAAGGTTCTGGTCGATATCTCGGCCGTCAAGGCGGCGATGCCCAAGGTGCTGCTCGACGTGGCTTCGCGCGCGGCCCAGATCCACGGATCATTAGGTATTTCGACCGAGTTACCGTTCGGGCGTTGGATCATGGAGAGCTACCATATGGGGCTCGCTGACGGTGCTACCGAGTTGCATCTGCAGACGGTGGCAAAACAATTGCTGCGCAATGCAACTCCGGCACCGGGGCTCTTTCCGACCCGTCATCTTCCGGCCCTGGACGCAGCGGCACAGGCGAAGTATGCGCATCTCGATCTGGCAAGCCTGTTATGA
- a CDS encoding phosphotransferase family protein, whose translation MSTEINEDQVELAPVRAGEELAWDKLECYLREQLPELSGTFSVLQFPRGSANLTYQVTFGDRQLVVRRPPFGTIAAGAHDMAREYKVLSRLHTEFPRAPRALLHCADESIIGAEFFVNEYREGIVVWDHIPHSMRGFDNASQRIGLAVIDALADLHEVDPEKAGLSDLGRPEGYLDRQLSGWQKRWAAVEPEADSPEIVAVMREVAARLVKGQPHSQRSGIVHNDYKIDNCQFKPGDPDRVTAVFDWDMATTGDTLSDLGTLLNYWPDSTLDPDSDAAFIAVPGILGLGLPPRTAVIDRYGKSSSLDLTDIAWYEALGCWKTCVILQQLYARFVRGQTTDARMGERGALVAPLARRALGLLS comes from the coding sequence ATGAGTACCGAGATCAATGAGGATCAAGTGGAGCTTGCACCGGTTCGCGCTGGGGAGGAGCTTGCCTGGGATAAGCTCGAATGCTATCTGCGCGAGCAGCTTCCGGAACTTTCTGGCACCTTCTCGGTTCTCCAGTTTCCACGCGGATCAGCAAACCTGACGTATCAGGTCACTTTTGGTGATCGGCAATTAGTGGTGCGGCGACCACCCTTCGGCACGATTGCCGCAGGTGCCCACGACATGGCACGAGAGTACAAGGTTCTCTCACGGCTGCACACAGAGTTTCCTCGAGCGCCGCGCGCGTTATTACATTGTGCCGACGAGTCGATCATCGGCGCAGAGTTCTTCGTCAACGAGTACCGCGAGGGGATCGTCGTCTGGGACCATATCCCTCACTCGATGCGTGGATTCGACAATGCCAGCCAACGTATCGGACTCGCCGTCATCGATGCACTCGCCGACTTGCATGAAGTTGATCCAGAGAAGGCGGGGTTGTCCGACTTGGGCAGGCCTGAGGGCTACCTCGACCGGCAGCTCAGCGGATGGCAAAAGCGTTGGGCTGCTGTGGAACCGGAAGCGGACTCGCCGGAAATTGTGGCCGTCATGCGGGAAGTGGCGGCTCGGCTCGTGAAGGGTCAGCCGCACAGTCAGCGCAGCGGGATCGTGCACAACGACTACAAGATCGACAATTGCCAATTCAAGCCGGGCGATCCGGATCGTGTGACGGCGGTTTTCGATTGGGACATGGCGACAACCGGTGACACGCTGTCGGATCTGGGCACGCTGTTGAACTATTGGCCGGACAGCACGCTCGATCCAGACTCGGATGCGGCCTTCATCGCCGTTCCCGGGATACTCGGACTCGGCCTGCCGCCCCGTACCGCGGTCATCGACCGATACGGGAAGAGCAGCAGCCTCGATCTGACCGATATCGCCTGGTACGAGGCACTTGGATGTTGGAAGACGTGTGTGATTCTCCAACAGCTCTACGCCCGATTTGTTCGAGGTCAGACAACCGATGCCCGGATGGGGGAGCGGGGCGCGCTAGTTGCGCCGCTCGCTCGTCGTGCCCTCGGGTTGTTGTCCTGA
- a CDS encoding class I adenylate-forming enzyme family protein, which produces MNLSMLLEMAADAGGDRIAVGTRRDGLTYRELLELSRRYGSQIGQLDAQALAYLDLNSPTCVALLFGCSYAGVPFAPINYRWTDQQVGRALERLAPVAVVAGGDFTARVEPSSSISLLNLATVGAATEAIEARNEDSPAVLLFTSGTSGDPKAAVLRSSNLVPYVVSTIEFFNAGPEEAILVSVPPYHIASVSSALTSVYSGRRIVQLPAFDPESWVDLAADEAITHAMVVPTMLGRILDVLERRGQRLDALRHLSYGGGRMPVETVERALSLLPGVGLVNAYGLTETSSTIAVLGPEDHRIAAASEDPLVRARLGSVGLPIPSIELEVRSEDGTVLSAGAAGEVWVRGEQVSGEYLSHSAVQEDGWYPTRDHGHLDVDGYLFLHGRADDVIVRGGENIAPAEIEDCLRSHEAVADVAVVGVPDPEWGERVEAVVVLAPGAASDSAEFQEMVRAALRSTRVPARVHYRDELPYNELGKLLRREVRIELTALVKEVSA; this is translated from the coding sequence ATGAATCTTTCGATGCTGTTGGAAATGGCTGCAGACGCCGGTGGTGATCGAATTGCCGTCGGCACCCGACGCGACGGACTGACCTACCGTGAACTGCTCGAATTGAGCCGTCGCTACGGCTCTCAGATTGGACAGCTCGACGCGCAGGCGTTGGCGTATCTCGACCTGAACTCGCCGACCTGCGTTGCGCTGCTGTTCGGATGCAGCTACGCCGGTGTGCCGTTCGCTCCCATCAACTACCGTTGGACTGACCAACAAGTTGGCCGCGCGCTCGAACGGCTCGCACCGGTTGCGGTCGTTGCGGGCGGCGACTTCACGGCCCGAGTCGAGCCCAGCAGCAGCATCAGCCTGCTCAATCTAGCTACAGTCGGCGCCGCCACCGAAGCTATCGAGGCACGGAATGAGGACTCGCCTGCTGTATTGCTGTTCACCAGCGGTACCAGTGGTGACCCGAAGGCCGCGGTGTTGCGAAGCAGCAATCTTGTTCCGTACGTGGTTAGTACCATCGAGTTCTTTAATGCGGGTCCGGAGGAAGCGATTCTGGTTTCGGTTCCGCCTTATCACATTGCTTCGGTGAGTTCAGCTCTCACATCGGTGTATTCGGGGCGTCGTATCGTTCAACTTCCTGCTTTCGACCCGGAGTCATGGGTGGATCTCGCTGCGGATGAGGCGATTACGCACGCAATGGTGGTTCCGACGATGCTGGGCCGGATTCTCGATGTACTCGAACGACGTGGCCAGAGGCTCGACGCACTGCGACACCTTTCGTACGGGGGAGGCCGGATGCCGGTGGAGACGGTCGAGCGCGCTCTCTCGCTTCTACCCGGCGTGGGGCTGGTCAATGCTTACGGCCTTACCGAGACCAGTTCTACGATCGCGGTTTTGGGGCCCGAGGATCATCGGATTGCGGCAGCCAGCGAGGACCCGTTAGTTCGCGCGCGGCTCGGTTCGGTAGGCCTTCCGATCCCCTCTATCGAACTTGAGGTGCGATCCGAGGACGGAACGGTTTTGTCGGCAGGTGCGGCTGGCGAGGTCTGGGTCCGCGGCGAACAGGTGTCGGGCGAGTACCTTTCGCACTCGGCGGTGCAGGAGGACGGTTGGTACCCGACCCGCGATCACGGACATCTCGACGTTGACGGTTATCTGTTCTTGCACGGACGCGCCGACGATGTGATCGTCCGAGGGGGCGAGAACATCGCACCGGCAGAGATCGAGGACTGCCTGCGTAGCCATGAGGCCGTGGCCGACGTTGCCGTCGTGGGTGTACCCGACCCGGAGTGGGGTGAGAGGGTCGAAGCTGTGGTGGTGCTCGCACCGGGGGCGGCGTCGGATTCAGCCGAATTTCAGGAGATGGTACGAGCGGCCCTTCGCTCCACCCGGGTGCCCGCTCGAGTTCATTATCGCGACGAGTTGCCCTATAACGAGCTCGGCAAGCTTCTGCGCCGTGAGGTTCGCATCGAACTGACGGCGCTAGTCAAGGAGGTCTCCGCATGA
- a CDS encoding acyl-CoA dehydrogenase family protein produces MERAEGAAAGRFDTELWSGLSGDFAAPALAVPEALGGVGATFAETAVVVEELGAALATVPFLGTVAATEALLAADGCDVAAKWISRIAAGDATATVIFDPVLIGDDAFVDDSAPFAAYKSASGWSLSGSAEFVIDGATADLILIPVRDDSGCTLYAVEGEHVRRTPMNTVDLTRPLAAVTLENSPAEIIGKIGEAENLLARTRDMALLAIGCEQLGQSKTTLNMAVRYARERIQFGRPIGSFQAIKHKLAEVAVAVQSAESAVEHGIWAAAEGSAEELSRAASMVAVVCGPAAVLAAAECIQVHGGIGFTWEHPAHLYYRRALSSEGLMGRPEHHAERLLELALA; encoded by the coding sequence CTGGAGCGGGCCGAGGGGGCAGCGGCGGGAAGATTCGATACGGAACTATGGTCGGGCCTGAGCGGAGATTTTGCAGCGCCTGCGCTGGCTGTTCCCGAGGCGTTGGGCGGGGTGGGTGCCACCTTCGCGGAGACCGCTGTGGTCGTGGAAGAACTCGGCGCTGCGTTGGCTACCGTGCCTTTCCTCGGCACCGTGGCCGCCACCGAAGCTTTGCTTGCGGCAGACGGTTGCGATGTTGCGGCGAAGTGGATTTCGAGGATTGCCGCAGGCGATGCCACCGCTACCGTGATCTTTGACCCGGTGTTGATAGGCGATGATGCCTTCGTTGACGATTCCGCGCCCTTCGCTGCGTACAAGAGCGCCTCGGGCTGGTCTCTGTCGGGCTCGGCAGAATTCGTGATCGACGGTGCCACAGCAGATCTCATTCTGATTCCGGTGCGCGACGACTCAGGTTGCACACTGTACGCAGTCGAGGGCGAGCACGTTCGTCGGACTCCCATGAACACCGTCGATCTCACACGACCGCTGGCGGCGGTCACGCTTGAGAATTCCCCAGCCGAGATCATCGGCAAGATTGGTGAGGCCGAAAACTTGCTAGCCCGCACTCGCGACATGGCGCTGCTCGCAATCGGTTGCGAACAGCTAGGGCAATCGAAAACCACCCTGAACATGGCTGTCCGGTATGCGCGCGAACGGATTCAATTCGGCAGGCCTATCGGATCATTCCAGGCGATCAAGCACAAGCTCGCCGAGGTCGCGGTAGCGGTGCAGAGCGCGGAGTCGGCAGTTGAGCACGGAATATGGGCAGCAGCAGAAGGTAGTGCCGAGGAACTTTCACGGGCCGCTTCGATGGTCGCTGTGGTGTGCGGTCCAGCAGCGGTTCTTGCTGCAGCAGAGTGCATTCAAGTGCACGGCGGGATCGGGTTCACGTGGGAGCACCCCGCTCACCTTTACTACCGGAGGGCCCTGAGCAGTGAAGGTCTGATGGGTAGGCCGGAGCATCATGCGGAGCGACTTCTCGAGCTCGCATTGGCTTGA
- a CDS encoding SDR family oxidoreductase, which yields MGICDGRVVIVTGAAGGIGREHALEFARQGAKVVVNDLASTDAVVEEIRALGGEAQSNSDNIADWDGAENLIASAVDHFGRLDTLVNNAGVLRDKMLVNMTVDQWDAVIHIHLRGTFCPTRHAAAYWRQQHKSGTPIAAPRIVNTSSPSGLYGNIGQTNYGAAKAGIASFTVIAAEELSRFGITVNAIAPSALTQMTEGLTGYVAMVEEVKARTGFDVGSPANISPLVVWLGSDESANVTGRVFNVHGGSISVAETWVAGPGVSKDARWEPAELTEVIPDLLARARPNSTMAGTPR from the coding sequence GTGGGAATCTGTGACGGACGCGTCGTCATCGTCACCGGCGCTGCAGGAGGGATCGGGCGCGAGCACGCGCTTGAGTTCGCCCGCCAGGGCGCGAAAGTCGTGGTGAACGATCTTGCGTCGACCGACGCTGTGGTCGAGGAGATTCGGGCCCTGGGTGGAGAAGCGCAGAGCAACTCGGACAACATCGCGGACTGGGACGGTGCTGAGAATCTGATTGCCAGTGCGGTCGACCATTTCGGGCGTTTGGATACTTTGGTCAACAATGCTGGCGTTCTGCGCGACAAGATGCTGGTCAACATGACGGTGGATCAGTGGGACGCCGTCATACACATCCATCTGCGCGGAACCTTCTGCCCGACGAGACACGCGGCCGCGTACTGGAGGCAACAGCACAAGAGCGGGACGCCGATCGCAGCGCCGAGAATCGTTAACACGTCATCACCGTCAGGTTTGTACGGAAACATCGGGCAAACCAACTATGGTGCGGCGAAAGCAGGGATCGCATCCTTCACTGTCATTGCGGCCGAGGAGCTTTCCCGATTCGGCATCACTGTGAACGCCATCGCACCGAGCGCGCTCACCCAGATGACCGAGGGCCTGACCGGCTATGTCGCGATGGTCGAAGAAGTGAAGGCACGCACCGGATTCGATGTGGGGTCGCCGGCCAACATCTCGCCGCTCGTGGTCTGGCTGGGAAGCGACGAATCAGCCAATGTCACCGGTCGCGTATTCAATGTGCACGGTGGATCCATCAGTGTCGCAGAGACCTGGGTAGCGGGTCCCGGCGTATCAAAAGATGCGCGATGGGAACCGGCGGAGCTCACTGAGGTTATTCCGGACCTCCTTGCTCGAGCTCGACCCAACTCGACAATGGCCGGGACACCCCGCTAG
- a CDS encoding MaoC family dehydratase, whose product MRAFNNVDELIDAVGEHLGYGPWLEITQERINKFADATDDWQWIHVDPTRAADGPFGATIAHGYLTESMLPKLGEDIFRVDNIRMGINYGSNKVRFPHPVRAGSRVRAGATLLAAQHTPNGIQAVITMVVEIEGASKPACIAETVRLLVP is encoded by the coding sequence GTGCGTGCATTCAACAATGTCGATGAACTCATCGATGCGGTCGGCGAACATCTCGGCTACGGACCGTGGCTGGAGATCACCCAGGAACGGATAAACAAGTTCGCAGATGCAACAGATGACTGGCAATGGATCCACGTCGACCCCACCCGGGCCGCGGACGGACCCTTCGGTGCGACCATCGCACATGGATACCTAACCGAGTCGATGCTCCCCAAGCTCGGTGAAGACATCTTCCGGGTCGATAACATCCGGATGGGAATCAACTACGGGTCCAATAAGGTCCGATTCCCCCATCCGGTTCGAGCGGGTTCTCGCGTGCGTGCGGGCGCAACCTTGCTCGCGGCTCAGCACACCCCCAACGGCATTCAGGCGGTGATCACTATGGTCGTCGAGATCGAAGGTGCGTCGAAGCCCGCGTGCATCGCCGAAACGGTACGACTTCTGGTTCCCTGA
- a CDS encoding TIGR03619 family F420-dependent LLM class oxidoreductase, with protein MTSLGLCAFGMTGPDLLELARSADQFGFDALWLGEHIFHPLGYGSDHPTDGTQAHSHHVGPIVDTATELTDPWTVHAAIAASTSRIKLGTAVYLAPLRHPLLTARTTITVQELSGGRVLLGVGTGWLEEEFTALGVPYKTRVSRTEECIEVLRAAWSGEPFAHKGKHFDIGPVQVHSRKVDIPVILGGNGPKAMDRAARLGNGWFTSGTPSFEGSLELVTEVTRIRETYGKTDDFDCYVRVDATKESQLQRYHDHGMTNLVVWADSIWKGESVEEKRANLEKAADDLGVRSA; from the coding sequence GTGACTTCACTTGGATTGTGTGCGTTCGGCATGACCGGTCCGGACCTGTTGGAGTTGGCAAGATCCGCAGACCAATTCGGATTCGATGCGTTATGGCTCGGTGAACACATCTTTCATCCGCTTGGGTACGGGAGTGATCATCCGACCGATGGGACGCAGGCTCATAGTCACCATGTCGGCCCGATTGTCGACACCGCGACCGAATTGACCGACCCTTGGACCGTGCACGCGGCGATTGCCGCTTCGACGTCACGAATCAAACTCGGTACCGCCGTGTATTTGGCCCCGCTCCGTCATCCGTTGCTCACCGCGCGCACAACGATCACCGTTCAGGAACTGAGCGGTGGCCGAGTACTGCTCGGCGTCGGTACCGGTTGGCTGGAGGAGGAGTTCACCGCGCTCGGAGTGCCCTACAAGACGCGGGTGTCGCGGACAGAGGAGTGCATCGAGGTGCTGAGGGCTGCGTGGTCCGGTGAACCGTTCGCGCACAAGGGCAAACACTTCGATATCGGTCCGGTACAGGTGCATTCGCGAAAGGTAGACATCCCCGTCATTCTGGGAGGAAATGGTCCCAAGGCGATGGACCGGGCGGCGAGGCTCGGAAACGGATGGTTCACCTCAGGTACGCCCTCGTTCGAAGGATCGTTGGAACTAGTCACCGAGGTCACGCGGATTCGCGAAACATACGGCAAGACAGATGACTTCGACTGCTACGTGCGAGTGGATGCGACGAAGGAGAGTCAGCTGCAGCGGTACCACGATCACGGAATGACCAACTTGGTCGTGTGGGCGGATTCGATCTGGAAGGGTGAATCGGTCGAGGAGAAGCGTGCAAATCTCGAGAAGGCAGCCGACGATCTGGGCGTGCGGTCGGCCTAG
- a CDS encoding IS110 family transposase — protein sequence MVVGRIASAGHPELMIEPASFKAARTRWGSAGANSDAADVFMLADYARTDNRRLRRVEPVAQATRVLAALVRARIALVQARTASWNQLWAILSEHWPGAARVFGEVDIQVALAFLADYPTPQSAALLGEGRMRQFCRRHSYRGGKSAAELVGRLRAAPAAANRIAPKVLEVIIRGSIAQINLLNTEITNLEHELADALAAHPKLCCSSLFPVSPTSASQRSSQRSDPCSSDATTFEQVAALCGAAPVTRASGKSRSVGFRYTANKPAGAAITGFAENSRHSSVWAGDCYRRARSRGARHPHAVRILARGWVRVIWACWTTDTPYAPSRHRGEQLLVAAT from the coding sequence CTGGTCGTAGGGCGCATCGCCAGCGCAGGCCACCCCGAACTGATGATCGAACCGGCATCCTTCAAGGCTGCGCGAACACGGTGGGGTTCAGCAGGAGCGAACTCCGATGCGGCTGATGTGTTCATGCTCGCCGACTACGCCCGCACCGACAATCGCCGCCTGCGCCGGGTCGAACCCGTAGCGCAAGCTACTCGAGTCCTTGCCGCGCTGGTTCGTGCACGAATCGCGCTGGTCCAGGCACGCACGGCGTCCTGGAACCAGTTGTGGGCCATCTTGTCCGAGCACTGGCCCGGCGCGGCGAGGGTGTTTGGAGAGGTCGACATCCAAGTCGCATTGGCATTCTTGGCTGACTACCCCACCCCGCAGTCGGCGGCGCTCCTCGGCGAAGGTCGGATGCGCCAGTTCTGCCGTCGGCACAGCTACCGTGGCGGCAAGTCTGCAGCCGAGCTGGTCGGGCGACTCCGAGCAGCGCCCGCCGCCGCGAACCGCATCGCGCCGAAGGTACTCGAAGTGATCATTCGTGGATCCATCGCCCAGATCAACCTGCTCAACACCGAAATTACCAATCTCGAGCATGAACTCGCGGACGCCCTGGCTGCACATCCCAAACTGTGCTGCTCAAGTCTCTTCCCCGTGTCGCCAACGTCAGCCTCGCAGCGCTCATCGCAGAGATCGGACCCCTGCTCGAGCGATGCGACAACCTTCGAACAGGTCGCCGCCCTGTGCGGGGCCGCACCGGTCACCAGGGCCTCGGGAAAATCCCGCTCCGTCGGCTTCCGCTACACCGCCAACAAGCCGGCAGGCGCCGCGATTACCGGCTTCGCCGAAAATTCTCGACACAGTTCGGTGTGGGCCGGCGACTGCTACCGACGTGCCCGTTCGCGGGGTGCTCGGCACCCACACGCGGTACGGATACTCGCCCGAGGATGGGTCCGAGTGATCTGGGCCTGCTGGACCACCGACACTCCTTACGCTCCTTCCCGACACCGCGGCGAGCAACTGCTTGTCGCCGCGACTTGA
- a CDS encoding IS6 family transposase — MVVSQYKGFRFPREIISHCVWLYHRFTLSFREIELLMAARGIEVTYETIRTWCAKLGPEYARRLRRHQPQSGDTWQLDEVFVKIRGVRKYLWREVDQHGNILDILIQSKRDGKAATRFFRTLLKKPGRQPRVLITDKLASYRVAHRTTMSTAEHRQNKYLNNRAENSHQPARQRERAMKGFRSVGSAQRFLAAFSRISPHFRPPRHRMTATDCRTEMAARFQVWDQVTEVTLSA; from the coding sequence CTGGTGGTGTCGCAATACAAGGGGTTCCGGTTTCCGCGGGAGATCATCTCCCACTGCGTGTGGTTGTATCACCGGTTCACCCTCTCGTTCCGGGAGATCGAGTTACTCATGGCCGCCCGTGGGATCGAGGTGACCTACGAGACGATCCGCACCTGGTGTGCGAAACTCGGGCCCGAATACGCCCGCCGACTGCGCCGACATCAGCCGCAAAGTGGTGATACGTGGCAACTCGACGAAGTCTTCGTCAAGATCCGCGGAGTCCGAAAGTACTTGTGGCGGGAGGTCGATCAGCACGGGAATATTCTCGACATTTTGATCCAGTCCAAGCGGGACGGTAAGGCCGCAACCAGGTTCTTCCGGACACTTCTGAAGAAACCAGGCCGTCAGCCGCGGGTTTTGATCACCGACAAGCTCGCTTCGTATCGGGTCGCACACCGCACCACCATGTCGACAGCCGAGCACCGGCAAAACAAATACTTGAATAACCGCGCAGAGAACTCCCATCAACCGGCCCGGCAACGGGAACGGGCGATGAAAGGGTTCCGCAGCGTAGGTTCAGCGCAACGGTTTCTGGCTGCTTTCAGTCGAATTTCCCCGCACTTCCGCCCGCCCCGCCACCGTATGACTGCCACCGATTGCCGCACCGAAATGGCCGCCCGGTTCCAGGTGTGGGATCAGGTCACCGAAGTGACTCTCTCTGCCTGA